The following are encoded together in the Chlorocebus sabaeus isolate Y175 chromosome 20, mChlSab1.0.hap1, whole genome shotgun sequence genome:
- the PTCH2 gene encoding protein patched homolog 2 isoform X4 — MGGRRPGQLPFLELQPPPGHCSRHLEPCCASRAGNSVCARNPFLLQPPRPTAHRAGEPRRRAPGPQLPALIPRSRLNTGTPQSLPRPRLGGPSESPRGAQRYWETGLAYGSAQITRVGGARAPHPRQHDSIAAPQRAAPELHTPSSNRSTPVGSRVSQELHYTKEKLGEEAAYTSQMLIQTARQEGENILTPEALGLHLQAALTASKVQVSLYGKSWDLNKICYKSGVPLIENGMIERMIEKLFPCVILTPLDCFWEGAKLQGGSAYLPGRPDIQWTNLDPEQLLEELGPFASLEGFRELLDKAQVGQAYVGRPCLHPDDLHCPPSAPNHHSRQAPNVAHELSGGCHGFSHKFMHWQEELLLGGMARDPQGQLLRAEALQSTFLLMSPRQLYEHFRGDYQTHDIGWSEEQAGTVLQAWQRRFVQLAQEALPENASQQIHAFSSTTLDDILHAFSEVSAARVVGGYLLMLAYACVTMLRWDCAQSQGAVGLAGVLLVALAVASGLGLCALLGITFNAATTQVLPFLALGIGVDDVFLLAHAFTEALPGTPLQERMGECLQRTGTSVVLTSLNNMAAFLMAALVPIPALRAFSLQAAIVVGCTFVAVMLVFPAVLSLDLRRRHCQRLDVLCCFSSPCSARVIQILPQELEDETVPVGIAHLTATVQAFTHCEASSQHVVTILPPQAHLVPPPSDPLGSEVFSPGGSTRDLLGQEEETRQKAACKSLPCACWNLAHFARYQFAPLLLQSHAKAIVLVLFGALLGLSLYGATLVQDGLALTDVVPRGTKEHAFLSAQLRYFSLYEVALVTQGGFDYAHSQRALFDLHQRFSSLRAVLPPPATQAPRTWLHYYRSWLQGIQAAFDQDWASGRITRHSYRNGSEDGALAYKLLIQTGDAQEPLDFSQLTTRKLVDREGLIPPELFYMGLTVWVSSDPLGLAASQANFYPPPPEWLHDKYDTTGENFRIPPAQPLEFAQFPFLLRGLQKTADFVEAIEGARAACAEAGQAGVHAYPSGSPFLFWEQYLGLRRCFLLAVCILLVCTFLVCALLLLNPWTAGLIVLVLAMMTVELFGIMGFLGIKLSAIPVVILVASVGIGVEFTVHVALGFLTTQGSRNLRAARALEHTFAPVTDGAISTLLGLLMLAGSHFDFIVLLCGADGAHAPGPPPWTCAAACAAVHPGPATRGDTDVQGKPRGPESTSSTGRWA, encoded by the exons CGCGGAACCCATTCCTCCTCCAGCCGCCGCGGCCCACGGCCCACAGAGCGGGTGAACCCCGGCGCCGCGCCCCGGGCCCGCAGCTCCCTGCACTCATCCCTCGCAGCCGCCTTAACACCGGCACCCCACAGTCTCTCCCACGCCCGCGCCTTGGCGGCCCCTCTGAATCCCCACGCGGGGCCCAGCGGTACTGGGAGACCGGGCTAGCCTATGGGAGCGCCCAGATAACGCGGGTTGGGGGCGCCCGCGCCCCCCATCCCCGCCAGCATGACTCGATCGCCGCCCCTCAGAGAGCTGCCCCCGAGTTACACACCCCCAGCTCGAACCGCAGCACCCCAG TGGGCAGCCGGGTGAGCCAGGAGCTGCATTACACCAAGGAGAAGCTGGGGGAGGAGGCTGCATACACCTCTCAGATGCTGATACAGACCGCACGGCAGGAGGGAGAGAACATCCTCACGCCCGAAGCACTTGGCCTCCACCTCCAGGCAGCCCTCACTGCCAGTAAAGTCCAAGTATCACTCTATGGGAA GTCCTGGGATTTGAACAAAATCTGCTACAAGTCAGGAGTTCCCCTTATTGAAAATGGAATGATTGAGCGG ATGATTGAGAAGCTGTTTCCGTGCGTGATCCTCACTCCCCTCGACTGCTTCTGGGAGGGAGCCAAACTCCAAGGGGGCTCTGCCTACCTGCC CGGCCGTCCGGATATCCAGTGGACCAACCTGGATCCAGAGCAGCTGCTGGAGGAGCTGGGTCCCTTTGCCTCCCTTGAGGGCTTCCGGGAGCTGCTAGACAAGGCACAGGTGGGCCAGGCCTACGTGGGGCGGCCCTGTCTACACCCTGATGACCTCCACTGCCCACCTAGTGCCCCCAACCATCACAGCAGGCAG GCTCCCAACGTGGCTCACGAGCTGAGCGGGGGCTGCCATGGCTTCTCCCACAAATTCATGCACTGGCAGGAGGAATTGCTGCTGGGAGGCATGGCCAGAGACCCCCAGGGACAGCTGCTGAG GGCAGAGGCCCTGCAGAGCACCTTCTTGCTGATGAGTCCCCGCCAACTGTACGAGCATTTCCGGGGTGACTATCAGACGCATGACATTGGCTGGAGTGAGGAGCAGGCTGGCACAGTGCTACAAGCCTGGCAGCGGCGCTTTGTGCAG CTGGCCCAGGAGGCCCTGCCTGAGAACGCTTCCCAGCAGATCCACGCCTTCTCCTCCACCACCCTGGACGACATCCTGCATGCGTTCTCTGAAGTCAGCGCCGCCCGTGTGGTGGGAGGCTATCTGCTCATG CTGGCCTATGCCTGTGTGACAATGCTACGGTGGGACTGTGCCCAGTCCCAGGGTGCTGTGGGCCTTGCCGGGGTACTGCTGGTGGCCCTGGCGGTGGCCTCAGGCCTTGGGCTCTGTGCCCTGCTCGGCATCACCTTCAATGCTGCCACTACCCAG GTGCTGCCCTTCTTGGCTCTGGGAATCGGCGTGGATGACGTATTCCTGCTGGCGCATGCCTTCACAGAGGCTCTGCCTGGCACCCCTCTCCAG GAGCGCATGGGCGAGTGTCTGCAGCGCACGGGCACCAGTGTTGTACTCACATCCCTCAACAACATGGCCGCCTTCCTCATGGCTGCCCTCGTTCCCATCCCCGCGCTGCGAGCCTTCTCCCTACAG GCGGCCATAGTGGTTGGCTGCACCTTTGTAGCCGTGATGCTTGTCTTCCCAGCCGTCCTCAGCCTGGACCTGCGGCGGCGCCACTGCCAGCGCCTCGATGTGCTCTGCTGCTTCTCCAG TCCCTGCTCTGCTCGGGTGATTCAGATCCTGCCCCAGGAGCTGGAGGACGAGACGGTTCCAGTGGGCATTGCCCACCTCACTGCCACAGTTCAAGCCTTTACACACTGTGAAGCCAGCAGCCAGCATGTGGTCACCATCCTGCCTCCCCAAGCCCACCTGGTGCCCCCACCTTCTGACCCACTGGGCTCTGAGGTCTTCAGCCCTGGAGGGTCCACACGGGACCTTCTAGGCCAGGAGGAGGAGACAAGGCAGAAGGCAGCCTGCAAGTCCCTGCCCTGTGCCTGCTGGAATCTTGCCCATTTTGCCCGCTACCAGTTTGCCCCCTTGCTGCTGCAGTCACATGCCAAG GCCATTGTGCTGGTGCTCTTTGGCGCTCTTCTGGGCCTGAGCCTCTACGGAGCCACCTTGGTGCAAGACGGCCTGGCCCTGACGGATGTGGTGCCCCGGGGCACCAAGGAGCATGCCTTCCTGAGCGCCCAGCTCAGGTACTTCTCCCTGTACGAGGTGGCCCTGGTGACCCAGGGTGGCTTTGACTACGCCCACTCCCAACGCGCCCTCTTTGATCTGCACCAGCGCTTCAGTTCCCTCAGGGCAGTGCTGCCGCCACCGGCCACCCAGGCACCCCGCACCTGGCTGCACTATTACCGCAGCTGGCTACAGG GAATCCAGGCTGCCTTTGACCAGGACTGGGCTTCTGGGCGCATCACCCGCCACTCGTACCGCAATGGCTCTGAGGATGGGGCCCTGGCCTACAAGCTGCTCATCCAGACCGGAGACGCCCAGGAGCCTCTGGATTTCAGCCAG CTGACCACAAGGAAGCTGGTAGACAGGGAGGGACTGATTCCACCCGAGCTCTTCTACATGGGGCTGACCGTGTGGGTGAGCAGTGACCCCCTGGGTCTGGCAGCCTCACAGGCCAACTTCTACCCCCCACCTCCTGAATGGCTGCACGACAAATATGACACCACGGGGGAGAACTTTCGCA TCCCGCCAGCTCAGCCCTTGGAGTTTGCCCAGTTCCCCTTCCTGCTGCGTGGCCTCCAGAAGACTGCAGACTTTGTGGAGGCCATCGAGGGGGCCCGCGCAGCATGTGCAGAGGCcggccaggctggggtgcacgcCTACCCCAGCGGCTCCCCCTTCCTCTTCTGGGAGCAGTATCTGGGCCTGCGGCGCTGCTTCCTTCTGGCTGTCTGCATCCTGCTGGTGTGCACATTCCTCGTCTGTGCCCTGCTGCTCCTCAACCCCTGGACGGCTGGCCTCATA GTGCTGGTCCTGGCGATGATGACAGTGGAGCTCTTTGGTATCATGGGTTTCCTGGGCATCAAGCTGAGCGCCATCCCCGTGGTAATCCTCGTGGCCTCTGTAGGCATCGGTGTTGAGTTCACAGTCCACGTGGCTCTG GGCTTTCTGACCACCCAGGGCAGCCGGAACCTGCGGGCCGCCCGTGCCCTTGAGCACACATTTGCCCCTGTGACTGATGGGGCCATCTCCACATTGCTGGGTCTGCTCATGCTTGCTGGTTCCCACTTTGACTTCATT GTACTTCTTTGCGGCGCTGACGGTGCTCACGCTCCTGGGCCTCCTCCATGGACTTGTGCTGCTGCCTGTGCTGCTGTCCATCCTGGGCCCGCCACCAGAG GTGATACAGATGTACAAGGAAAGCCCAGAGGTCCTGAGTCCACCAGTTCCACAGGGAGGTGGGCTTAG
- the PTCH2 gene encoding protein patched homolog 2 isoform X2: protein MGGRRPGQLPFLELQPPPGHCSRHLEPCCASRAGNSVCARNPFLLQPPRPTAHRAGEPRRRAPGPQLPALIPRSRLNTGTPQSLPRPRLGGPSESPRGAQRYWETGLAYGSAQITRVGGARAPHPRQHDSIAAPQRAAPELHTPSSNRSTPVGSRVSQELHYTKEKLGEEAAYTSQMLIQTARQEGENILTPEALGLHLQAALTASKVQVSLYGKSWDLNKICYKSGVPLIENGMIERMIEKLFPCVILTPLDCFWEGAKLQGGSAYLPGRPDIQWTNLDPEQLLEELGPFASLEGFRELLDKAQAPNVAHELSGGCHGFSHKFMHWQEELLLGGMARDPQGQLLRAEALQSTFLLMSPRQLYEHFRGDYQTHDIGWSEEQAGTVLQAWQRRFVQLAQEALPENASQQIHAFSSTTLDDILHAFSEVSAARVVGGYLLMLAYACVTMLRWDCAQSQGAVGLAGVLLVALAVASGLGLCALLGITFNAATTQVLPFLALGIGVDDVFLLAHAFTEALPGTPLQERMGECLQRTGTSVVLTSLNNMAAFLMAALVPIPALRAFSLQAAIVVGCTFVAVMLVFPAVLSLDLRRRHCQRLDVLCCFSSPCSARVIQILPQELEDETVPVGIAHLTATVQAFTHCEASSQHVVTILPPQAHLVPPPSDPLGSEVFSPGGSTRDLLGQEEETRQKAACKSLPCACWNLAHFARYQFAPLLLQSHAKAIVLVLFGALLGLSLYGATLVQDGLALTDVVPRGTKEHAFLSAQLRYFSLYEVALVTQGGFDYAHSQRALFDLHQRFSSLRAVLPPPATQAPRTWLHYYRSWLQGIQAAFDQDWASGRITRHSYRNGSEDGALAYKLLIQTGDAQEPLDFSQLTTRKLVDREGLIPPELFYMGLTVWVSSDPLGLAASQANFYPPPPEWLHDKYDTTGENFRIPPAQPLEFAQFPFLLRGLQKTADFVEAIEGARAACAEAGQAGVHAYPSGSPFLFWEQYLGLRRCFLLAVCILLVCTFLVCALLLLNPWTAGLIVLVLAMMTVELFGIMGFLGIKLSAIPVVILVASVGIGVEFTVHVALGFLTTQGSRNLRAARALEHTFAPVTDGAISTLLGLLMLAGSHFDFIVRYFFAALTVLTLLGLLHGLVLLPVLLSILGPPPEVIQMYKESPEVLSPPVPQGGGLRWGASPSLPQSFARVTTSMTVAIHPPPLPGAYVHPASDEHPWSPAATSVPGDQVQPLGEKSS, encoded by the exons CGCGGAACCCATTCCTCCTCCAGCCGCCGCGGCCCACGGCCCACAGAGCGGGTGAACCCCGGCGCCGCGCCCCGGGCCCGCAGCTCCCTGCACTCATCCCTCGCAGCCGCCTTAACACCGGCACCCCACAGTCTCTCCCACGCCCGCGCCTTGGCGGCCCCTCTGAATCCCCACGCGGGGCCCAGCGGTACTGGGAGACCGGGCTAGCCTATGGGAGCGCCCAGATAACGCGGGTTGGGGGCGCCCGCGCCCCCCATCCCCGCCAGCATGACTCGATCGCCGCCCCTCAGAGAGCTGCCCCCGAGTTACACACCCCCAGCTCGAACCGCAGCACCCCAG TGGGCAGCCGGGTGAGCCAGGAGCTGCATTACACCAAGGAGAAGCTGGGGGAGGAGGCTGCATACACCTCTCAGATGCTGATACAGACCGCACGGCAGGAGGGAGAGAACATCCTCACGCCCGAAGCACTTGGCCTCCACCTCCAGGCAGCCCTCACTGCCAGTAAAGTCCAAGTATCACTCTATGGGAA GTCCTGGGATTTGAACAAAATCTGCTACAAGTCAGGAGTTCCCCTTATTGAAAATGGAATGATTGAGCGG ATGATTGAGAAGCTGTTTCCGTGCGTGATCCTCACTCCCCTCGACTGCTTCTGGGAGGGAGCCAAACTCCAAGGGGGCTCTGCCTACCTGCC CGGCCGTCCGGATATCCAGTGGACCAACCTGGATCCAGAGCAGCTGCTGGAGGAGCTGGGTCCCTTTGCCTCCCTTGAGGGCTTCCGGGAGCTGCTAGACAAGGCACAG GCTCCCAACGTGGCTCACGAGCTGAGCGGGGGCTGCCATGGCTTCTCCCACAAATTCATGCACTGGCAGGAGGAATTGCTGCTGGGAGGCATGGCCAGAGACCCCCAGGGACAGCTGCTGAG GGCAGAGGCCCTGCAGAGCACCTTCTTGCTGATGAGTCCCCGCCAACTGTACGAGCATTTCCGGGGTGACTATCAGACGCATGACATTGGCTGGAGTGAGGAGCAGGCTGGCACAGTGCTACAAGCCTGGCAGCGGCGCTTTGTGCAG CTGGCCCAGGAGGCCCTGCCTGAGAACGCTTCCCAGCAGATCCACGCCTTCTCCTCCACCACCCTGGACGACATCCTGCATGCGTTCTCTGAAGTCAGCGCCGCCCGTGTGGTGGGAGGCTATCTGCTCATG CTGGCCTATGCCTGTGTGACAATGCTACGGTGGGACTGTGCCCAGTCCCAGGGTGCTGTGGGCCTTGCCGGGGTACTGCTGGTGGCCCTGGCGGTGGCCTCAGGCCTTGGGCTCTGTGCCCTGCTCGGCATCACCTTCAATGCTGCCACTACCCAG GTGCTGCCCTTCTTGGCTCTGGGAATCGGCGTGGATGACGTATTCCTGCTGGCGCATGCCTTCACAGAGGCTCTGCCTGGCACCCCTCTCCAG GAGCGCATGGGCGAGTGTCTGCAGCGCACGGGCACCAGTGTTGTACTCACATCCCTCAACAACATGGCCGCCTTCCTCATGGCTGCCCTCGTTCCCATCCCCGCGCTGCGAGCCTTCTCCCTACAG GCGGCCATAGTGGTTGGCTGCACCTTTGTAGCCGTGATGCTTGTCTTCCCAGCCGTCCTCAGCCTGGACCTGCGGCGGCGCCACTGCCAGCGCCTCGATGTGCTCTGCTGCTTCTCCAG TCCCTGCTCTGCTCGGGTGATTCAGATCCTGCCCCAGGAGCTGGAGGACGAGACGGTTCCAGTGGGCATTGCCCACCTCACTGCCACAGTTCAAGCCTTTACACACTGTGAAGCCAGCAGCCAGCATGTGGTCACCATCCTGCCTCCCCAAGCCCACCTGGTGCCCCCACCTTCTGACCCACTGGGCTCTGAGGTCTTCAGCCCTGGAGGGTCCACACGGGACCTTCTAGGCCAGGAGGAGGAGACAAGGCAGAAGGCAGCCTGCAAGTCCCTGCCCTGTGCCTGCTGGAATCTTGCCCATTTTGCCCGCTACCAGTTTGCCCCCTTGCTGCTGCAGTCACATGCCAAG GCCATTGTGCTGGTGCTCTTTGGCGCTCTTCTGGGCCTGAGCCTCTACGGAGCCACCTTGGTGCAAGACGGCCTGGCCCTGACGGATGTGGTGCCCCGGGGCACCAAGGAGCATGCCTTCCTGAGCGCCCAGCTCAGGTACTTCTCCCTGTACGAGGTGGCCCTGGTGACCCAGGGTGGCTTTGACTACGCCCACTCCCAACGCGCCCTCTTTGATCTGCACCAGCGCTTCAGTTCCCTCAGGGCAGTGCTGCCGCCACCGGCCACCCAGGCACCCCGCACCTGGCTGCACTATTACCGCAGCTGGCTACAGG GAATCCAGGCTGCCTTTGACCAGGACTGGGCTTCTGGGCGCATCACCCGCCACTCGTACCGCAATGGCTCTGAGGATGGGGCCCTGGCCTACAAGCTGCTCATCCAGACCGGAGACGCCCAGGAGCCTCTGGATTTCAGCCAG CTGACCACAAGGAAGCTGGTAGACAGGGAGGGACTGATTCCACCCGAGCTCTTCTACATGGGGCTGACCGTGTGGGTGAGCAGTGACCCCCTGGGTCTGGCAGCCTCACAGGCCAACTTCTACCCCCCACCTCCTGAATGGCTGCACGACAAATATGACACCACGGGGGAGAACTTTCGCA TCCCGCCAGCTCAGCCCTTGGAGTTTGCCCAGTTCCCCTTCCTGCTGCGTGGCCTCCAGAAGACTGCAGACTTTGTGGAGGCCATCGAGGGGGCCCGCGCAGCATGTGCAGAGGCcggccaggctggggtgcacgcCTACCCCAGCGGCTCCCCCTTCCTCTTCTGGGAGCAGTATCTGGGCCTGCGGCGCTGCTTCCTTCTGGCTGTCTGCATCCTGCTGGTGTGCACATTCCTCGTCTGTGCCCTGCTGCTCCTCAACCCCTGGACGGCTGGCCTCATA GTGCTGGTCCTGGCGATGATGACAGTGGAGCTCTTTGGTATCATGGGTTTCCTGGGCATCAAGCTGAGCGCCATCCCCGTGGTAATCCTCGTGGCCTCTGTAGGCATCGGTGTTGAGTTCACAGTCCACGTGGCTCTG GGCTTTCTGACCACCCAGGGCAGCCGGAACCTGCGGGCCGCCCGTGCCCTTGAGCACACATTTGCCCCTGTGACTGATGGGGCCATCTCCACATTGCTGGGTCTGCTCATGCTTGCTGGTTCCCACTTTGACTTCATTGTAAG GTACTTCTTTGCGGCGCTGACGGTGCTCACGCTCCTGGGCCTCCTCCATGGACTTGTGCTGCTGCCTGTGCTGCTGTCCATCCTGGGCCCGCCACCAGAG GTGATACAGATGTACAAGGAAAGCCCAGAGGTCCTGAGTCCACCAGTTCCACAGGGAGGTGGGCTTAGGTGGGGGGcatccccctccctgccccagagCTTTGCCAGAGTGACTACCTCCATGACCGTGGCCATCCACCCACCCCCCCTGCCTGGTGCTTACGTCCATCCAGCCTCTGATGAGCATCCTTGGTCCCCTGCTGCCACCTCAGTTCCAGGGGACCAGGTCCAGCCACTGGGTGAAAAGAGCAGCTGA
- the PTCH2 gene encoding protein patched homolog 2 isoform X1 has translation MGGRRPGQLPFLELQPPPGHCSRHLEPCCASRAGNSVCARNPFLLQPPRPTAHRAGEPRRRAPGPQLPALIPRSRLNTGTPQSLPRPRLGGPSESPRGAQRYWETGLAYGSAQITRVGGARAPHPRQHDSIAAPQRAAPELHTPSSNRSTPVGSRVSQELHYTKEKLGEEAAYTSQMLIQTARQEGENILTPEALGLHLQAALTASKVQVSLYGKSWDLNKICYKSGVPLIENGMIERMIEKLFPCVILTPLDCFWEGAKLQGGSAYLPGRPDIQWTNLDPEQLLEELGPFASLEGFRELLDKAQVGQAYVGRPCLHPDDLHCPPSAPNHHSRQAPNVAHELSGGCHGFSHKFMHWQEELLLGGMARDPQGQLLRAEALQSTFLLMSPRQLYEHFRGDYQTHDIGWSEEQAGTVLQAWQRRFVQLAQEALPENASQQIHAFSSTTLDDILHAFSEVSAARVVGGYLLMLAYACVTMLRWDCAQSQGAVGLAGVLLVALAVASGLGLCALLGITFNAATTQVLPFLALGIGVDDVFLLAHAFTEALPGTPLQERMGECLQRTGTSVVLTSLNNMAAFLMAALVPIPALRAFSLQAAIVVGCTFVAVMLVFPAVLSLDLRRRHCQRLDVLCCFSSPCSARVIQILPQELEDETVPVGIAHLTATVQAFTHCEASSQHVVTILPPQAHLVPPPSDPLGSEVFSPGGSTRDLLGQEEETRQKAACKSLPCACWNLAHFARYQFAPLLLQSHAKAIVLVLFGALLGLSLYGATLVQDGLALTDVVPRGTKEHAFLSAQLRYFSLYEVALVTQGGFDYAHSQRALFDLHQRFSSLRAVLPPPATQAPRTWLHYYRSWLQGIQAAFDQDWASGRITRHSYRNGSEDGALAYKLLIQTGDAQEPLDFSQLTTRKLVDREGLIPPELFYMGLTVWVSSDPLGLAASQANFYPPPPEWLHDKYDTTGENFRIPPAQPLEFAQFPFLLRGLQKTADFVEAIEGARAACAEAGQAGVHAYPSGSPFLFWEQYLGLRRCFLLAVCILLVCTFLVCALLLLNPWTAGLIVLVLAMMTVELFGIMGFLGIKLSAIPVVILVASVGIGVEFTVHVALGFLTTQGSRNLRAARALEHTFAPVTDGAISTLLGLLMLAGSHFDFIVRYFFAALTVLTLLGLLHGLVLLPVLLSILGPPPEVIQMYKESPEVLSPPVPQGGGLRWGASPSLPQSFARVTTSMTVAIHPPPLPGAYVHPASDEHPWSPAATSVPGDQVQPLGEKSS, from the exons CGCGGAACCCATTCCTCCTCCAGCCGCCGCGGCCCACGGCCCACAGAGCGGGTGAACCCCGGCGCCGCGCCCCGGGCCCGCAGCTCCCTGCACTCATCCCTCGCAGCCGCCTTAACACCGGCACCCCACAGTCTCTCCCACGCCCGCGCCTTGGCGGCCCCTCTGAATCCCCACGCGGGGCCCAGCGGTACTGGGAGACCGGGCTAGCCTATGGGAGCGCCCAGATAACGCGGGTTGGGGGCGCCCGCGCCCCCCATCCCCGCCAGCATGACTCGATCGCCGCCCCTCAGAGAGCTGCCCCCGAGTTACACACCCCCAGCTCGAACCGCAGCACCCCAG TGGGCAGCCGGGTGAGCCAGGAGCTGCATTACACCAAGGAGAAGCTGGGGGAGGAGGCTGCATACACCTCTCAGATGCTGATACAGACCGCACGGCAGGAGGGAGAGAACATCCTCACGCCCGAAGCACTTGGCCTCCACCTCCAGGCAGCCCTCACTGCCAGTAAAGTCCAAGTATCACTCTATGGGAA GTCCTGGGATTTGAACAAAATCTGCTACAAGTCAGGAGTTCCCCTTATTGAAAATGGAATGATTGAGCGG ATGATTGAGAAGCTGTTTCCGTGCGTGATCCTCACTCCCCTCGACTGCTTCTGGGAGGGAGCCAAACTCCAAGGGGGCTCTGCCTACCTGCC CGGCCGTCCGGATATCCAGTGGACCAACCTGGATCCAGAGCAGCTGCTGGAGGAGCTGGGTCCCTTTGCCTCCCTTGAGGGCTTCCGGGAGCTGCTAGACAAGGCACAGGTGGGCCAGGCCTACGTGGGGCGGCCCTGTCTACACCCTGATGACCTCCACTGCCCACCTAGTGCCCCCAACCATCACAGCAGGCAG GCTCCCAACGTGGCTCACGAGCTGAGCGGGGGCTGCCATGGCTTCTCCCACAAATTCATGCACTGGCAGGAGGAATTGCTGCTGGGAGGCATGGCCAGAGACCCCCAGGGACAGCTGCTGAG GGCAGAGGCCCTGCAGAGCACCTTCTTGCTGATGAGTCCCCGCCAACTGTACGAGCATTTCCGGGGTGACTATCAGACGCATGACATTGGCTGGAGTGAGGAGCAGGCTGGCACAGTGCTACAAGCCTGGCAGCGGCGCTTTGTGCAG CTGGCCCAGGAGGCCCTGCCTGAGAACGCTTCCCAGCAGATCCACGCCTTCTCCTCCACCACCCTGGACGACATCCTGCATGCGTTCTCTGAAGTCAGCGCCGCCCGTGTGGTGGGAGGCTATCTGCTCATG CTGGCCTATGCCTGTGTGACAATGCTACGGTGGGACTGTGCCCAGTCCCAGGGTGCTGTGGGCCTTGCCGGGGTACTGCTGGTGGCCCTGGCGGTGGCCTCAGGCCTTGGGCTCTGTGCCCTGCTCGGCATCACCTTCAATGCTGCCACTACCCAG GTGCTGCCCTTCTTGGCTCTGGGAATCGGCGTGGATGACGTATTCCTGCTGGCGCATGCCTTCACAGAGGCTCTGCCTGGCACCCCTCTCCAG GAGCGCATGGGCGAGTGTCTGCAGCGCACGGGCACCAGTGTTGTACTCACATCCCTCAACAACATGGCCGCCTTCCTCATGGCTGCCCTCGTTCCCATCCCCGCGCTGCGAGCCTTCTCCCTACAG GCGGCCATAGTGGTTGGCTGCACCTTTGTAGCCGTGATGCTTGTCTTCCCAGCCGTCCTCAGCCTGGACCTGCGGCGGCGCCACTGCCAGCGCCTCGATGTGCTCTGCTGCTTCTCCAG TCCCTGCTCTGCTCGGGTGATTCAGATCCTGCCCCAGGAGCTGGAGGACGAGACGGTTCCAGTGGGCATTGCCCACCTCACTGCCACAGTTCAAGCCTTTACACACTGTGAAGCCAGCAGCCAGCATGTGGTCACCATCCTGCCTCCCCAAGCCCACCTGGTGCCCCCACCTTCTGACCCACTGGGCTCTGAGGTCTTCAGCCCTGGAGGGTCCACACGGGACCTTCTAGGCCAGGAGGAGGAGACAAGGCAGAAGGCAGCCTGCAAGTCCCTGCCCTGTGCCTGCTGGAATCTTGCCCATTTTGCCCGCTACCAGTTTGCCCCCTTGCTGCTGCAGTCACATGCCAAG GCCATTGTGCTGGTGCTCTTTGGCGCTCTTCTGGGCCTGAGCCTCTACGGAGCCACCTTGGTGCAAGACGGCCTGGCCCTGACGGATGTGGTGCCCCGGGGCACCAAGGAGCATGCCTTCCTGAGCGCCCAGCTCAGGTACTTCTCCCTGTACGAGGTGGCCCTGGTGACCCAGGGTGGCTTTGACTACGCCCACTCCCAACGCGCCCTCTTTGATCTGCACCAGCGCTTCAGTTCCCTCAGGGCAGTGCTGCCGCCACCGGCCACCCAGGCACCCCGCACCTGGCTGCACTATTACCGCAGCTGGCTACAGG GAATCCAGGCTGCCTTTGACCAGGACTGGGCTTCTGGGCGCATCACCCGCCACTCGTACCGCAATGGCTCTGAGGATGGGGCCCTGGCCTACAAGCTGCTCATCCAGACCGGAGACGCCCAGGAGCCTCTGGATTTCAGCCAG CTGACCACAAGGAAGCTGGTAGACAGGGAGGGACTGATTCCACCCGAGCTCTTCTACATGGGGCTGACCGTGTGGGTGAGCAGTGACCCCCTGGGTCTGGCAGCCTCACAGGCCAACTTCTACCCCCCACCTCCTGAATGGCTGCACGACAAATATGACACCACGGGGGAGAACTTTCGCA TCCCGCCAGCTCAGCCCTTGGAGTTTGCCCAGTTCCCCTTCCTGCTGCGTGGCCTCCAGAAGACTGCAGACTTTGTGGAGGCCATCGAGGGGGCCCGCGCAGCATGTGCAGAGGCcggccaggctggggtgcacgcCTACCCCAGCGGCTCCCCCTTCCTCTTCTGGGAGCAGTATCTGGGCCTGCGGCGCTGCTTCCTTCTGGCTGTCTGCATCCTGCTGGTGTGCACATTCCTCGTCTGTGCCCTGCTGCTCCTCAACCCCTGGACGGCTGGCCTCATA GTGCTGGTCCTGGCGATGATGACAGTGGAGCTCTTTGGTATCATGGGTTTCCTGGGCATCAAGCTGAGCGCCATCCCCGTGGTAATCCTCGTGGCCTCTGTAGGCATCGGTGTTGAGTTCACAGTCCACGTGGCTCTG GGCTTTCTGACCACCCAGGGCAGCCGGAACCTGCGGGCCGCCCGTGCCCTTGAGCACACATTTGCCCCTGTGACTGATGGGGCCATCTCCACATTGCTGGGTCTGCTCATGCTTGCTGGTTCCCACTTTGACTTCATTGTAAG GTACTTCTTTGCGGCGCTGACGGTGCTCACGCTCCTGGGCCTCCTCCATGGACTTGTGCTGCTGCCTGTGCTGCTGTCCATCCTGGGCCCGCCACCAGAG GTGATACAGATGTACAAGGAAAGCCCAGAGGTCCTGAGTCCACCAGTTCCACAGGGAGGTGGGCTTAGGTGGGGGGcatccccctccctgccccagagCTTTGCCAGAGTGACTACCTCCATGACCGTGGCCATCCACCCACCCCCCCTGCCTGGTGCTTACGTCCATCCAGCCTCTGATGAGCATCCTTGGTCCCCTGCTGCCACCTCAGTTCCAGGGGACCAGGTCCAGCCACTGGGTGAAAAGAGCAGCTGA